A window of the Desulfobacula toluolica Tol2 genome harbors these coding sequences:
- a CDS encoding tetratricopeptide repeat protein: MLYAAGKAELAAGNKTAAKKMFLKITDQSTVLEAIQKCLTYDMYELAYELAEPVLASYDWPIDFISVLVYTAKLAEKLDIIIPAMKTRIETLDKKNQFQWWFDLAYNLPESKLIMREELYKKCLTFSLSKDQLYRIYNNLGSLMNSSGEYTDAETWYRKAMKTCPTKSKPCTNLIKVLHRQNKHNEIRTVYARLMECDNVNNVYIRDAVKWHYRQGLLNDFIILMTEKLKWQKQGASGILLTVEYSTWLPEKEQEELLELVINSAPTKKDHVKALQIKGNLLFKQADYAKAETCYQQAYELDPENEETGRVLINFYTNVKNWKLADQVIISLEEKFPKARGLIRTSLNSWKARDNLTQGYRNLHKRLENIADPKVRGAIISASLSIAISEKLFFEAEKLLDLAKKEERPSFLQTDYHRKRCELLLKKGKFHEAALLMAEYLKKEKDETSLMLLMKILLKDVGNLPKALKWTEKALIGDVGYCYFDQIFDLWKTDPINWRIFTGLLKSLSSKVRTTDLLDLAGTCKSKGLLQICRILCKEYEKRNPLPFLEHNERTLAGYWLDIGDIDKANYYYQSIFKRNRFELRDRTNLINILLKQNKVDEAKRLLTEQLPAINGVNLLSIQALAETCAENGKFIEFADILEELASFPIDSVDIFYSLTTIAENSNCLELALQWYEKASRYCPGDKIQQANIAINSAYLHSRLYRQKEAYKILKTIWKAQPENTFVGRHYALILLSWGEIDKAGKIVQDMLQTAPTDPYVLNTLGHLELHSGNTKRASDLFKQVLSKAIDENFLMNAMCIASSVKQQQHILNRVEHQYGKTTTFITQQTVHKCLQGRYKEAIEDLKKVQTKDVNTVYFIQLIKKLANKQKDKSLIETEHELLQKEGDIDFFQGVHLYHSGKYDEALDIFSSMVDHHRCLMGKYKYLGSCLNIQGNYEKAEKIALEYIKKDSSQLPIMLRICIISQIMKENYSNAEKYLSKLKKWEPGFESKILEVVILENTNRKQEAELLRKQIKKQGIKITTNLLETLFLWPPALCKQYFGENKLQRAGVENNHLSVSGQKKIWGNGDGGSMWCRSADPDKLDEFKKHVTADAVFKKVLNERTIVVKLDDDDSESFPVGLLS; encoded by the coding sequence TTGCTTTATGCTGCTGGAAAAGCCGAACTTGCTGCTGGTAACAAAACTGCAGCAAAAAAAATGTTCCTGAAAATAACCGATCAATCTACTGTGCTGGAAGCAATCCAAAAATGCCTTACTTATGATATGTATGAACTGGCATATGAGTTGGCAGAACCCGTATTGGCATCTTATGACTGGCCAATAGATTTCATTAGTGTACTGGTATATACCGCAAAGCTTGCAGAAAAACTGGATATCATTATACCGGCAATGAAAACACGAATCGAAACACTGGATAAAAAAAATCAGTTCCAGTGGTGGTTTGACTTGGCTTATAACCTTCCTGAATCAAAACTTATCATGCGTGAAGAATTATACAAAAAATGTTTGACTTTTTCTCTTTCCAAAGATCAACTTTACCGGATCTACAACAATCTTGGCTCACTAATGAATTCGTCGGGAGAGTACACGGACGCGGAAACCTGGTATCGAAAAGCAATGAAAACTTGTCCTACCAAGTCAAAACCCTGCACCAATCTGATTAAAGTCTTGCATCGGCAGAACAAGCACAATGAAATACGAACTGTTTATGCCAGATTAATGGAGTGTGACAATGTGAACAATGTTTACATCCGGGATGCAGTGAAGTGGCATTATCGTCAAGGTCTTCTCAACGACTTTATCATCTTAATGACCGAAAAGCTTAAGTGGCAAAAACAAGGGGCAAGTGGCATTCTTTTAACAGTGGAGTATTCAACATGGTTGCCAGAGAAGGAACAAGAAGAGCTGTTGGAACTGGTCATAAACTCTGCTCCGACAAAGAAAGATCATGTAAAGGCCCTGCAGATTAAGGGCAATCTGCTTTTTAAACAGGCAGATTATGCAAAAGCAGAAACATGTTATCAACAGGCCTATGAGCTTGATCCGGAAAACGAGGAAACTGGAAGAGTACTAATCAATTTTTATACGAACGTCAAAAATTGGAAACTGGCAGATCAAGTGATCATTTCGCTTGAAGAGAAATTTCCAAAAGCCCGGGGGCTTATCAGAACCAGCCTTAACTCCTGGAAAGCCCGGGATAACCTTACCCAAGGATACAGAAATCTTCATAAGCGTTTGGAAAACATTGCCGATCCAAAGGTCCGTGGAGCAATAATCAGCGCAAGCTTGTCTATTGCAATATCAGAAAAACTTTTTTTTGAAGCAGAAAAACTTCTTGATTTAGCCAAAAAAGAAGAACGGCCTTCATTTTTACAGACTGATTATCATAGAAAACGATGTGAACTCCTTCTTAAGAAGGGGAAATTTCATGAAGCTGCTTTGTTAATGGCAGAGTATCTTAAGAAAGAAAAAGATGAGACAAGCCTTATGTTGCTTATGAAAATTTTATTAAAAGATGTAGGCAATCTCCCAAAAGCACTGAAATGGACAGAGAAAGCTTTAATAGGTGACGTGGGATATTGCTATTTTGATCAAATTTTTGATTTATGGAAGACAGATCCAATTAATTGGAGGATATTCACAGGCCTGCTAAAATCTCTTTCAAGTAAGGTTAGGACAACAGATCTTCTCGATCTAGCTGGAACCTGCAAAAGCAAGGGGCTGTTGCAAATTTGTCGGATCTTATGCAAAGAATACGAAAAACGAAATCCTCTTCCTTTTTTAGAACACAACGAAAGAACCTTAGCAGGCTACTGGCTGGACATTGGTGATATAGACAAAGCAAACTACTACTACCAAAGCATTTTCAAAAGAAATAGATTCGAACTGCGTGATAGAACAAACCTGATCAATATTCTGCTGAAACAAAATAAGGTTGATGAAGCCAAAAGGCTATTGACAGAGCAACTGCCTGCAATAAACGGAGTAAACCTGTTGTCGATCCAAGCACTGGCTGAAACCTGTGCTGAAAATGGTAAATTCATTGAATTTGCAGATATATTAGAAGAACTGGCAAGTTTCCCTATTGACTCAGTTGATATTTTTTATTCTCTAACCACCATAGCAGAAAACAGCAACTGCTTGGAACTGGCATTGCAGTGGTATGAAAAAGCATCAAGATACTGCCCAGGTGATAAAATTCAGCAAGCAAATATTGCCATTAATTCCGCATACCTTCACTCCCGCCTCTATCGACAAAAGGAAGCATATAAAATACTTAAGACAATATGGAAAGCCCAACCAGAGAACACCTTTGTTGGAAGACATTATGCACTGATTCTGCTTTCATGGGGAGAAATTGACAAAGCAGGTAAAATTGTTCAGGATATGCTCCAGACAGCGCCGACTGATCCATATGTCCTTAACACACTTGGACATCTGGAGCTTCATTCCGGCAATACAAAACGGGCTTCAGATCTCTTCAAACAGGTACTCAGCAAAGCTATTGATGAAAACTTTCTTATGAATGCAATGTGCATAGCCAGTTCAGTCAAACAGCAACAGCATATTCTCAATCGTGTGGAGCATCAGTACGGCAAGACAACAACCTTTATTACACAACAGACAGTGCATAAATGCCTTCAGGGCAGATACAAGGAAGCTATTGAAGATCTGAAAAAAGTGCAAACAAAAGACGTAAATACTGTTTATTTTATTCAGCTCATTAAGAAACTGGCAAACAAACAAAAAGATAAAAGTTTAATTGAAACGGAACATGAATTACTCCAAAAAGAAGGGGATATAGACTTTTTTCAGGGCGTCCATTTGTATCACTCCGGAAAGTATGATGAAGCATTAGATATTTTCAGCTCAATGGTTGATCATCACCGTTGTCTAATGGGAAAATACAAGTATCTTGGCAGTTGCTTGAATATTCAAGGAAATTATGAAAAAGCTGAAAAGATTGCCCTTGAGTACATCAAAAAAGATTCATCACAATTACCAATTATGCTGAGGATCTGTATAATAAGTCAAATTATGAAAGAAAATTATTCAAATGCAGAAAAATATTTGAGTAAACTGAAAAAATGGGAACCTGGCTTTGAGTCTAAAATTTTAGAAGTAGTTATTCTTGAAAATACCAACCGTAAACAAGAAGCAGAACTCCTTCGAAAACAAATAAAAAAACAAGGAATAAAAATCACCACTAATCTTCTGGAAACTTTATTTTTATGGCCTCCAGCGCTTTGTAAACAATATTTTGGAGAAAATAAGCTTCAAAGAGCTGGTGTGGAGAACAATCACCTGTCAGTAAGCGGCCAAAAAAAGATATGGGGTAATGGCGATGGAGGAAGCATGTGGTGCCGATCAGCAGACCCAGATAAGCTGGATGAGTTTAAAAAACATGTAACTGCGGATGCAGTATTCAAAAAGGTTTTGAACGAACGGACAATAGTGGTAAAACTGGATGATGATGACTCAGAAAGCTTCCCAGTAGGGTTATTAAGCTGA
- a CDS encoding double-cubane-cluster-containing anaerobic reductase, translated as MNLKPFLAFSELSIADLDAWQNQGGKTAGVYCIYAPDELIRAAGIVPVSLCGKKQTPIKDAERELPASLCPLIKSSYGYAVTDTCPFFSFSDILIAETTCDGKKKMYELMGELKPLHLMHLPHTQKGAAPLRYWMDSLKELENFLFECSGVKVTKEGLHNQIRQQNEIRKALWDISVLAADKRSPLTATEMLAIQESKSFCVHPETYLAQLTSLKSDMEDFFNQPDLPDQDGTRILLTGCPVGKGSDKVIRIAQDLGARIVSMENCSGLKGMTLAVDETGDPHEAIARRYLKIPCSCMTPNPNRPESIREMADLFKIDAVLDMTWLGCHTYNAESTTLQRFVEDNLHLHFLHIETDYSESDEGQLRTRIEALIELSE; from the coding sequence ATGAATCTTAAACCGTTTCTTGCTTTTTCAGAACTCAGCATTGCAGATCTTGATGCATGGCAGAATCAAGGAGGAAAAACAGCAGGAGTCTACTGCATCTATGCGCCCGATGAACTCATCCGGGCCGCCGGGATCGTCCCTGTAAGCCTGTGCGGCAAAAAGCAGACCCCCATCAAGGATGCGGAAAGAGAACTTCCGGCCAGTTTATGTCCCCTGATCAAATCCAGCTATGGATATGCCGTGACCGACACCTGCCCCTTTTTCAGTTTTTCAGACATCCTCATTGCAGAAACAACCTGTGACGGCAAAAAGAAAATGTACGAACTCATGGGGGAACTCAAACCTTTGCATCTGATGCATCTTCCCCACACTCAGAAAGGAGCCGCCCCCCTGCGATACTGGATGGACAGCCTCAAAGAACTTGAGAATTTCCTGTTTGAATGCTCCGGGGTAAAAGTCACCAAAGAAGGTCTTCATAATCAGATCCGGCAGCAGAATGAAATCCGCAAAGCACTTTGGGACATATCTGTTCTGGCTGCTGACAAACGCTCCCCCCTGACGGCAACGGAGATGCTGGCCATACAGGAGAGCAAAAGCTTTTGTGTACACCCTGAAACATACTTGGCCCAATTGACATCCCTGAAAAGTGATATGGAAGACTTTTTTAATCAGCCGGATCTTCCGGACCAGGACGGAACTCGCATCCTGCTCACTGGATGCCCGGTTGGAAAAGGATCTGACAAGGTCATCAGGATTGCCCAGGACCTTGGTGCCAGGATCGTTTCCATGGAAAACTGCTCCGGGCTCAAGGGCATGACTTTGGCTGTGGATGAAACCGGAGATCCCCATGAGGCAATTGCCCGCAGATACCTTAAGATCCCCTGTTCCTGTATGACCCCCAACCCCAACCGCCCGGAATCCATCAGGGAAATGGCCGACCTTTTCAAAATCGATGCTGTCCTGGATATGACCTGGCTGGGATGTCACACTTACAACGCTGAATCCACCACGCTTCAACGGTTCGTGGAAGACAACCTCCACCTGCATTTCCTGCATATCGAAACCGACTATTCCGAATCCGATGAAGGACAGCTTCGTACCCGGATTGAAGCCTTGATCGAATTATCAGAGTAA
- a CDS encoding CmpA/NrtA family ABC transporter substrate-binding protein: MNNNSVKKICTTIAALLLIFWLVTGAAHAAEKKIPSLYLGYVFTTHHTPLMVAAIKGEALKESGAYLAPMVPRQKYKIMSADGTPLAVLNFIVSKSGSETSTLFAMNRLDIGLASSTAFMSGIDRGTKMKILCPLHVDGMSMVFPANSKIKGYEAVSAAIKNSKTPFKLGYHSPTSAPRVVFEGALHKAGYKITGNPNDVDADILMVDLKSTSNLIPALLSNQVDCWVGPAPHPAVAEYKHVGHIGLDSRDLPPEGQWTDFPCCVMGAGEQIIAENPEVVQAMTDLLTLASKWSNTNKAEAAKISADWLGVPQKAVEKSAIIYTTNPTENWIKGEGVFLDMLNSMNKFKGKMKGAEIAEASAILYDFSFVKKSLAR; the protein is encoded by the coding sequence ATGAACAACAACAGTGTAAAGAAAATTTGTACAACCATAGCAGCCCTGTTGCTGATTTTTTGGCTGGTAACAGGTGCCGCCCATGCAGCCGAAAAAAAAATCCCCAGCCTGTACCTGGGTTATGTTTTCACCACACACCACACACCACTGATGGTTGCCGCCATAAAAGGGGAAGCCCTTAAAGAATCCGGGGCTTATCTGGCCCCCATGGTTCCCAGGCAAAAGTATAAAATCATGTCTGCTGATGGAACTCCCCTGGCCGTACTCAACTTCATTGTTTCTAAAAGCGGGTCTGAGACATCCACTCTTTTTGCCATGAATCGCCTGGATATCGGCCTTGCATCCAGCACCGCTTTTATGAGCGGTATTGACAGGGGAACCAAAATGAAAATTTTGTGCCCCCTGCATGTGGACGGCATGAGCATGGTTTTTCCTGCAAACAGCAAGATCAAAGGATATGAAGCTGTTTCCGCAGCCATCAAAAATTCCAAAACCCCTTTTAAACTCGGTTATCACTCCCCAACCAGCGCCCCTCGTGTGGTCTTTGAAGGGGCATTGCACAAGGCCGGATACAAAATCACAGGCAATCCCAATGATGTCGATGCCGACATCCTGATGGTGGACCTCAAGTCTACCTCCAACCTTATCCCTGCCCTGCTCAGCAACCAGGTTGACTGCTGGGTGGGGCCTGCACCCCATCCTGCAGTGGCCGAATACAAGCATGTCGGCCACATCGGCCTGGACTCCCGGGATCTGCCCCCTGAGGGCCAGTGGACCGACTTTCCATGCTGTGTTATGGGAGCCGGTGAGCAGATCATTGCAGAAAATCCTGAAGTTGTCCAGGCCATGACCGACCTGCTGACACTGGCCTCTAAATGGAGCAATACCAACAAGGCTGAAGCCGCCAAAATTTCAGCTGACTGGCTCGGTGTTCCACAAAAAGCCGTTGAAAAATCTGCCATCATCTATACCACCAATCCCACTGAGAACTGGATAAAGGGTGAAGGGGTGTTCCTGGATATGCTCAACAGCATGAACAAATTCAAGGGAAAAATGAAGGGCGCAGAAATTGCTGAAGCCTCAGCTATTCTTTATGATTTTTCATTTGTAAAAAAGAGCCTGGCCAGATAA
- a CDS encoding ABC transporter permease, whose amino-acid sequence MSTSSNARIFFGSFGSAFFRVKIKRQTLALMIPVLAPILLVFLWLILAPRINNQVILPGIREVGRLLFHPAQDLIGMGSLAGNVLVSLVRVVMGYAIAAVVAIPLGVVMGYYGLVFRFFNGFLNLFRPIPPLAWVPLVMAWFGVSSLATLTGVETGKAFIYLNNIKFSMLFIIFIGAFYPILTSTIHGVRNVGATLIDSARVLGASENQIFIKILIPAAMPSIITGMRIGLGIAWMCLVSAEMLPGSLSGIGYMITHAFTLASTDIVIAGMISIGVVGALMDMIFRRIELKKFSWRRQADS is encoded by the coding sequence ATGTCAACTTCATCCAATGCCCGGATTTTCTTTGGCAGCTTTGGCAGCGCTTTTTTTAGAGTCAAAATAAAGCGGCAAACACTGGCTCTGATGATTCCGGTTCTTGCACCCATACTTTTGGTTTTTTTATGGCTTATACTTGCACCCAGGATCAACAACCAGGTGATCCTGCCAGGCATACGGGAGGTGGGCAGACTCCTGTTCCACCCCGCACAGGATCTGATCGGAATGGGATCACTTGCAGGCAACGTGCTGGTGAGTCTGGTGCGTGTTGTAATGGGGTATGCAATCGCCGCAGTGGTAGCCATCCCCCTGGGGGTGGTCATGGGATACTACGGACTTGTATTCCGGTTTTTCAACGGTTTTTTAAACCTGTTCAGGCCCATCCCCCCCCTGGCATGGGTTCCTTTGGTCATGGCCTGGTTCGGCGTCTCCAGCCTTGCAACCCTTACCGGGGTTGAAACCGGAAAAGCGTTTATCTACCTGAACAACATCAAATTCTCCATGCTGTTCATCATTTTCATCGGTGCATTCTACCCCATTCTCACCTCCACCATCCACGGTGTAAGAAATGTCGGAGCCACCCTCATTGATTCGGCAAGGGTTCTGGGAGCCAGTGAAAACCAGATTTTCATTAAAATCCTGATTCCCGCGGCCATGCCATCCATTATAACCGGGATGCGCATAGGCCTTGGTATTGCATGGATGTGCCTTGTTTCTGCAGAAATGCTGCCGGGTTCACTTTCCGGCATCGGCTATATGATCACCCACGCATTTACCCTTGCCTCAACTGATATTGTCATCGCAGGAATGATCTCAATCGGAGTTGTGGGCGCACTCATGGATATGATTTTCCGCCGCATTGAGCTTAAAAAATTTTCATGGCGCAGGCAGGCGGATTCATGA
- a CDS encoding ABC transporter ATP-binding protein yields the protein MNEKNREIIGIKGLSKTFTTQKGDQFLAVDNISLRIFKNSFTCIVGPSGCGKSTVLRIAAGLEKASAGTVHYCCSPVTKPCGEIGLVFQEYSLFPWMTVLDNVAAGPEFAGINKKKRHHDAMDYLCMVNMEEFKNAYPHELSGGMRQRVAIARALANEPDVLLMDEPFGALDAHTRILLQQELLRVWELTRKTIILVTHSVDEAVFLADEILVMSSRPGHIRKIIRVDMKRPRSRANPTFGALTDNILRELGNGTVKQLP from the coding sequence ATGAATGAAAAAAACCGGGAAATCATCGGCATCAAAGGCCTTTCCAAGACGTTTACCACCCAAAAAGGAGACCAGTTCCTTGCCGTGGACAATATCAGCCTGAGGATCTTTAAAAATTCCTTTACCTGTATTGTGGGCCCTTCAGGATGCGGAAAATCAACCGTCCTGCGCATCGCAGCCGGTCTTGAAAAAGCCTCTGCAGGAACGGTTCACTATTGCTGCTCCCCGGTGACGAAACCATGTGGTGAAATAGGGCTTGTATTTCAGGAATATTCCCTTTTCCCCTGGATGACGGTTCTGGACAACGTGGCTGCAGGGCCTGAATTCGCAGGAATTAACAAAAAAAAACGGCACCATGATGCCATGGACTACCTTTGCATGGTCAATATGGAGGAGTTTAAGAACGCATACCCCCACGAGCTTTCCGGAGGAATGCGGCAGAGAGTTGCCATTGCAAGGGCTTTGGCCAATGAGCCTGATGTACTGCTAATGGATGAACCTTTTGGTGCCCTGGACGCCCACACCCGCATCCTGCTCCAGCAAGAACTTTTAAGAGTATGGGAACTGACCCGTAAAACCATCATACTGGTCACTCACAGCGTGGATGAAGCCGTGTTTCTGGCCGATGAAATTCTGGTCATGTCCAGCCGCCCTGGCCATATCCGTAAAATCATCCGGGTGGACATGAAACGCCCCAGGAGCCGGGCTAATCCAACATTCGGAGCCCTGACAGATAATATTCTCCGGGAGCTGGGAAACGGGACGGTTAAACAACTGCCTTAA